The genomic segment GATAGACTTAAAGCAGGCTTTGTAAACGAATATAATAAATTGAAAAACATTGATGGATTTATGGGTGATGATTTATTCGATGCCCTCGTAGGTTTTGCTTCAGGAGAATCTAGTGATTTTAAACAGAAAGCTGCAGGATTAGCAGTTTTGGTATACTTATTTGAGAAATGTGAGGTGTTTGAACAATGATACTCCCAAACAAGCATATTCAAATATCAAACTCTATATTAAATCTGGGGGCAATTCTATTAGACAATATTACAACAAACCAAACTGTCAGTCTACTCTGGGACAAAGTAAGGGAATTATCTGAGGTAAGAAATTTTGAAAGATTTACTTTGGGGTTAGATTTATTATTCATTTTAGGTATTGTTGAATTGAAAGATGGAATAATTAGGAGGGTTGAAAAATGATTCATTCAATAGAGTGTGATAATCCCTCATTTAAAAAAATCGTTTTCAAAGATGGGCTTAATGTTATACTCGCTGAAAGAACTAAAGAAGCGACTATAAAAGATTCAAGAAATGGTCTTGGAAAATCTACCTTAATAGAAATAATCCATTTTTGCCTGGGTGCTGACAAGAGAGAGACATTGAAGAATCCACGGTTGGATAATTGGACATTTATACTAAATTTAGACTTGGGTGGGAAAACATATTCTATATCCCGTAATACCGCAGACAATAATAAGATAATTATTGAAGGAGATTGTTCCGATTGGAAGATTAAACCTACTATTGATGAGAAATCCAGGAAGCAAATTATTTCCAGGAATGATTGGAAGAAATGCTTAGGTATTTTAATGTTCAACCTTCAGCCGATTTATGACGAATTTGAATATGTACCGACTTTTAGAAGCTTAATTTCATACTTCATTAGACAAAATGGACAAAGAGGCGGTTTTCTTACCCCTTTTCAGCAATACAAGAGCCAACGAGAATGGGATATTCAAATCAATAATGCTTTTTTACTTAGTCTTGGTTGGGAATATGCCTCGAAACTACAAGTTATTAAAGATAGAGTAAAATTTTTGAACCATCTCAAAAAAGAAGCACAGTCTGGTTTACTTGCAAATCTTATGGGAAACATTGGAGAATTAGAAGCACTGAAAATTAGGATAGAGGCACAAGTTCAAGATGAGGACTCCCAATTAAGAAGTTTTAAGGTTCATAATCAGTATAACCAGATTGAAAGAAATGCCGATAATTTGACAAAAAATATACATGAATTAGTTAATCTGAATATGACTGATAGAATGATTCTTGAACATTATGAAGGGAGTTTGAGTGAGGAGAAGGATGCAAGAACCGACAAAATCATCAAGATTTACAAAGAGGCTGGATTAGTATTCATGGATATAGTAACAAAAAAAATCGATGAAGTTCTTGATTTCCATCGTAAAGTAGTAGCCAACAGAAAGGATTTCTTAGCAAACGAGATGGATAGAATTAGAGGCAATATTTCTCGTCGAGAAGATGAAATAAAAAAAATGACATCCCAACGAACAGAGTTAATGCAGATTTTACAAAGTCATGGTGCATTAGAGGAATTTAACGAATTACAGAAGAATCATCAGAATAGTGTCTCTCAGTTAAAGGATATATCCATAAGATTAGAAAATTTAAAGAAATTTGAACAGGGAAAGAGTGGAATATCTATTGAACAGGAACTTCTTCATCAACAGGCAAACAGAGATTTGAGTGAGAGAGAGTTTCAAAGAAGAGATGCAATTTTAACATTTAATGAAAGTTCAGAAGCACTTTATGAAGTACCTGGAACACTATCCATAGATTTTACGAAAAAAGGATTTAAATTTGGAATTAATATAGAACGTTCAGGCAGCCACGGTATAAGTAACATGAAAATTTTTTGCTATGATTTAATGTTGGCAAAATTGTGGGCAAAAAGAACGAAGACACCAATATTCTTAATTCATGACAGCAATATTTTTGATGGTGTCGATGAACGACAGAGG from the bacterium genome contains:
- a CDS encoding ABC-three component system middle component 6 translates to MILPNKHIQISNSILNLGAILLDNITTNQTVSLLWDKVRELSEVRNFERFTLGLDLLFILGIVELKDGIIRRVEK
- a CDS encoding ABC-three component system protein, which gives rise to MIHSIECDNPSFKKIVFKDGLNVILAERTKEATIKDSRNGLGKSTLIEIIHFCLGADKRETLKNPRLDNWTFILNLDLGGKTYSISRNTADNNKIIIEGDCSDWKIKPTIDEKSRKQIISRNDWKKCLGILMFNLQPIYDEFEYVPTFRSLISYFIRQNGQRGGFLTPFQQYKSQREWDIQINNAFLLSLGWEYASKLQVIKDRVKFLNHLKKEAQSGLLANLMGNIGELEALKIRIEAQVQDEDSQLRSFKVHNQYNQIERNADNLTKNIHELVNLNMTDRMILEHYEGSLSEEKDARTDKIIKIYKEAGLVFMDIVTKKIDEVLDFHRKVVANRKDFLANEMDRIRGNISRREDEIKKMTSQRTELMQILQSHGALEEFNELQKNHQNSVSQLKDISIRLENLKKFEQGKSGISIEQELLHQQANRDLSEREFQRRDAILTFNESSEALYEVPGTLSIDFTKKGFKFGINIERSGSHGISNMKIFCYDLMLAKLWAKRTKTPIFLIHDSNIFDGVDERQRALALQLAASESSKHGFQYICTFNSDMIPQKDFRGDFDFSSNVVRKL